The Fictibacillus phosphorivorans genomic sequence TTGAGATTTTTTCACTCTCATCTTTGAAAAGTTGATTGAAGTGGAAGGTGCGAGACTCCTGGGGGATCAGCGGGACAGGTGAGACTCTTAACAGCGCATAGCGCTAAGAGGCTCACCGCACGCCCCCCGGAAAGCGAGCATCCTGAAACGGAAATCAACGACTTTCAAGAGCAACCAGTAAAACACTAATCAACTTTCGCTTAAGAAGTGCTTGCTTAATCGATTTCTAACTTCACGTTTTAAAATCTTTCAGTTCGGGTAATGCTTTAAAGAGACTCGAAATAGGAAAGGTGGATCTCATTATGGCAACGAATCTAACAGTCGAAAAAAGAAATACAGACAAACGTTCGATCTTAACGGAATTAAGAAGTAAAGGACAGTTCCCAGCGAACCTTTATGGTTATGGAACGAAAGCTATTTCTTTATCCGTTGATGAGCCTGAATTTATTAAAGCTTACAGAGAAGTAGGAAAGAATGGCGTACTCAAATTAAAAGTAGATGGAAAAGATTATTCTGTCATGGTACAGGATATGCAAGTTCATCCTCTAAAAAATGCTGTTACGCACGTAGATTTTCTAGCAATTGACTTAAATAAAGAAACAGAAGCAGAGGTGCCGGTTGTACTAACAGGTGAATCTGTTGGTGTTAAAGAAGGTGGCGTATTGCAACGTGTACTTGCAACAGTAAACGTTAAAGCATTACCTGCTGACTTCCCAGAACAATTAGAAGCTTCTGTTGAAGAATTAAATATAGGGGATTCCTTATCAGTTAAGGACTTGCCAACAGGTAAAAAATACGAAATTCTTCACGAGGAAGACGAAGTAATTGCGAGTGTAACACCTCCAAAACTTCAAGATGAAGAAACGGACGTAGAAACAGAAGAAGCGGATGCAGAAGGAGATGCTCCAGAATCCTCTGAATCTGTTGCTGATGACAGTCAGGAAGAACAAAAGAAAGACGAATAGAATGATTGAACATAAAAACGCAGCGGTTGCTGCGTTTTTATTCTGTTATCCCAATTGTGTATAATGTTTATAAGACAATTGAAGGTAAGGTGAACATAAAGTGAAATTGTTTATTGGGCTCGGGAACCCCGGATCTCGTTTTGATGGTACCCGGCATAATATAGGCTTTGAAGTTATTGATACATTATCAGACTCCTTAAACATCCCCCTGCAACAAACAAAGTTCAAAGGACTTTACGGAACAGGTAATGTTAATGGAGAAAAAGTATTCTTATTAAAACCTCTAACGTATATGAATTTATCTGGAGAATGTATAGGACCTTTCATGGATTATTTTCAGATTCCATTAGAAGACATGATCGTCGTGTACGATGACCTTGATACGATTCCCGGAAAACTAAGACTTCGTACAAAGGGAAGTGCAGGCGGGCATAACGGTATTAAATCCATGATTGCTCACCTTGGCACGCAAGAATTTAAAAGAATCCGATTTGGTATCGGACGTCCTACGAACCAACAACCAGTTCCAGACTTCGTATTGAACCGTTTTTCTAAAGAGGAATCCGTAGATATCGAACATGGTATCGACCGATCTGTGAAAGCATGTGAAGCTTTTATAGAAACAACGTTTGATAAAGTTATGAATAAGTTTAACGGCTAAAGAATAGATTACTCATGTTCCGCTCATAATGGTTAGTATAATGCTAACCGAAAGGGGACTGTGCATGGCTATTCATTACCGGTGCAGGCATTGTAAAACACATGTGGGTACGATTGATCACCATACTGTGAATGCAGCACAACTTGGATTTGAAACATTAAGTAACGAAGAACGGCAGGAATTACTCTCCTATAAAGAGAATGGAGATATAGAAGTTACAACGACATGTGAGGATTGTCAGGATACGCTAGAACGTAATCCGGAGTATCATACGCTGAAATCCTTTATTCAATAAGGTAATGCTTTGGCCACAGCCTATCTAAGCGGGCCAAAGCCTTTTTCTGTTTAAAATAGCTGTTTTTGTATTCCTTTGCTGTTTTTGAAAGTAGTTGATTTCCGTTTCAGATGCTCGCTTTCCGCGGGGCAGGCGGTGAGCCCCTTGCCGCGTTGCGCCTTTAAGGGTCTCACCTGACCGCTTGTCCTAGCCGAGAGTCTCGCATCTTACTCTACAATCAACTTATCAATGAAGGGGTTTCTACAGAAATATCCGAAAGCCAAAATTTTAAAGATCACTGTTTATAGAACCAATGACTAGCTCTTGTGAGAGGGGGAGTAAGAAATGCTTGGATTGAAGAAATATTTTAGTCAGGGAGAAGACTTTAAGTCCATAATGGATGGCATCAACGGAGGACTGAAAGAACAACTCGTCGCTGGTCTTTCAGGCTCTGCTCGAACGATGCTGATCAGCAGTCTTCACGAGAATACAGGTAAACCTCAACTCGTTGTCACCCATAATCTATTTCAAGCACAAAAACTTTATGAAGATCTAACTTCTCTTTTATCTGAAGATGAAGTTTATTTATATCCTGTAAATGATCTCATTTCATCTGAGATGGCTATATCGAGTCCTGAATTAAAAAGCCAAAGAATTGAGGCTTTAAATCAGCTGAGTCGATCTTTTAAAGGTGTCATCATCACGCCGGTTGCAGGGCTAAGACGATATTTGCCACCCGTTGAGGTGTGGAAAAAAGCAGGTCTTGCTTTTCAGGTAGGAGAAGATATCGATTCGGATGAGATCTTGAAAAAATTAGTTGCGATGGGTTATGAACGTTCATCGATGGTTCAAACACCAGGAGAATTTAGTGTGCGTGGTGGAATTATAGATATTTATCCACTTACTGAAAAGAATCCTGTTCGAATCGAGCTTTTTGATACAGAGATTGACTCTATTCGATACTTTGAAGCAGAAACACAGCGTTCTCAGGATAAAGTAAAGGCCATTTCTATTGCACCAGCTGAAGAACTTATTCTTTTTGATGAACATTATAACAACGCTGCAGACCGCATAGATGCGAAGTTGGCATCTACTTTAAAAAATATTAAAGATGATGCCCTTAAAGAAACACTAGTTGAAAATATCAGCTATGAAACAGGTAGATTGCGTGAAAAGCAGCAGTTTCAAAGCATGTATAAATACGCATCTCTCTTTTACGATGAACCGGCGAGCCTTTTGCAATACATTTCACCTAACAGTTTAGTGGTTATGGATGAGATCGGCCGCATTCAAGAAACGAGTCAGCAGCTTGATAAAGAAGAGGCAGAATGGCAGACAGCACTTCTTGAGCATGGAGAGCTGGTACAGGACCTTACGATTTCGCCTGATACGAACGGTTTGCTTGGTGATAAAAAGGCGTTCCCTATTATCTATTTATCCCTGTTCTTAAGACATGTTCCTCATACACAGCCTCAAAATATTTTAAACGTAGAATGTAAGAGCATGCAGAATTTCCACGGTCAGATGAATGTTTTAAAAGGTGAGATGGACCGTTGGAAGAAACTTGGATTTGCGATCGTTTTTGTAGCGATGAACAAAGAGCGGGCGAACCGATTAGAAAGTGTACTTGCAGATTATGAGATGGATGCAGGTATCATTGCAGCGGATCAGAACATTCAGCCGAAAACGAGTCAGATCTTACTAGGAGACCTTGGAAGCGGATTTGAATCTGTGAAGCAAAAGCTTGTTGTTATCACAGAAGAAGAAGTCTTTACGAAAAAAGCGAAACGTCCTGCACGAAAACAGAAGATGACGAACGCAGAGCGGATCAAGAGCTACTCCGAACTAAAAGTAGGCGATTACGTCGTTCACGTGAATCACGGGATCGGTAAGTACTTAGGGATTGAAACGCTTGAGATCAAAGGGGTTCATAAAGATTACCTGCATATTAAATATTCCGGAAATGACAAGCTGTATGTTCCGGTTGAACAGATCGATCAAGTTCAGAAGTATGTGGGTTCTGAAGGCAAAGAACCTAAGATCTATTCGCTAGGCGGCAGTGATTGGAAGAAAGTGAAGAGCAGGGTTAAATCTTCTGTTCAAGATATTGCAGATGATCTGATCAAGCTTTATGCAGAGCGTGAAGCAAGTAGAGGCTATGCTTTTGCAGAAGATGGTGCCGAACAGAGTGAGTTTGAGGGAAGCTTTCCTTATCAAGAAACGGACGATCAGCTTCGTGCCATCGAAGAGATCAAAAAAGACATGGAAAGCGTCCGTCCGATGGACCGTCTTCTTTGTGGAGATGTGGGTTATGGAAAAACGGAAGTGGCGATTCGTGCTGCGTTTAAAGCTATCATGGACGGTAAACAAGTAGCATTCCTTGTTCCTACTACAATTTTAGCTCAGCAGCATTTTGAAACGTTTCGTGAGCGGTTTTCTGAGTTTCCCATCACGATTGGAAGCTTAAGTCGTTTTCGATCTAAAAAAGAGCAGAATGAAGTGTTGAAAGGCTTAAAAGCAGGAACGGTCGATATCGCGATTGGAACACATCGTCTCCTTTCTAAAGATGTTCAATATAAAGATCTAGGCTTGCTCATCATTGATGAAGAGCAGCGTTTCGGCGTTACGCACAAAGAAAAGATCAAAACACTAAAATCTAATGTGGATGTACTTACGTTAACGGCAACGCCTATTCCGCGTACACTCCACATGTCGATGCTGGGTGTTCGCGATCTATCTGTTATTGAAACACCTCCTGAGAATCGTTTCCCGGTCCAGACGTATGTGATGGACTATAATGGTTCGCTTGTTCGAGAAGCGATTGAACGAGAGATGGGTCGCGGCGGTCAAGTGTATTTCTTATACAACCGAGTAGATTCGATCGAACGAATGGCAGAGCAAATATCAATGCTTGTCCCAGATTGCCGTGTTGCTTATGCTCACGGTCAGATGTCTGAGAATGAACTTGAAAGTGTGATGCTGGAGTTTTTAGAAGGAAACTATGATGTGTTAGTATCCACAACGATCATCGAGACAGGTGTGGACATTCCTAATGTAAACACATTAATCGTGTACGATGCGGATAAGATGGGACTCTCCCAGCTTTACCAGCTAAGAGGACGTGTCGGTCGTTCAAACCGTGTCGCTTATGCGTATTTCACGTATCAACGAGATAAAGTTTTAACAGAAGTAGCGGAAAAACGTCTGCAAGCCATAAAAGAATTTACAGAGTTGGGATCAGGCTTTAAGATAGCGATGCGAGATCTTTCTATTCGGGGCGCGGGTAATCTCTTAGGTGCTCAGCAACATGGATTTATCGACTCTGTCGGGTTTGATCTGTACTCGCAGATGCTGGAAGAAGCTATACAAGAAAGAAAAGGTAACAAACCGAAAGAAGTGGAAGAAGACGTTGACCTTAACATCGAAGTCGACGCTTATATTCCGACGAATTATATCGGTGACGAAAAGCAAAAGATCGAGATGTACAAACACGTACGTGCAGCAAAAGCTTTAAAAGACATATCCGACTTACAAGAGGAATTTGTTGATCGTTTCGGTGACTACCCAGTAGAAGTGGAATGTTTACTTTTAGTAGCAGGCATTAAACTCCGCGCGAAACGAGAAGGCGTTAAGTTGATCGAGCAGAAGCAGGATACGGTGAACATGATTCTAAACGAGAAGACAACTTCATCGCTTGATGGAGGAAAGATGTTCGAGATCGCCAATAAGATCGGCCGTCATGTGAATCTCGGCATGCAGGGTAACCTGATGAAGGTGATTATTAATCGTAAACGAGTTAAAGATTTGGATCTGTTGAAACAGATCGATCTTTTCCTAAAAGAAATGAAGCATGCTAGGAAAGAAAAGACAACAAATACACCATAAATTTTAATAACCCTCTCTTTCGTGAATAGAACAGGAGATGTAACAAATAATAAACCTAGGAAATGGAACATTCTTTCTGTGAAGGAACCATTTTGTTACATCAATGATTCATCAACATCCGAAAGAGAGGGCATTATCTATATGAAAGCAACTGGTATTGTTCGACGTATTGATGACCTCGGGCGCGTAGTTATTCCAAAAGAAATCCGCAGAACACTTCGGATTCGTGAGGGAGACCCGCTTGAGATCTTTGTAGACCGAGATGGAGAGGTCATTTTAAAGAAATATTCTCCAATCAATGAGCTTGGTGATTTTGCAAAAGAATATGCAGAAAGCCTTGCAGACAGTACAGGTCATGTTGTGTTAATTGCTGACCGTGATACATACATTGCGGTAGCTGGCGGATCCAAGAAAGATTATCACAATAAAAGCATCGGTAAAGTAGTAGAAGCTTCTATGAGTGACAGAAAGACGTTAGTAGAGCCGAACGGAACGGAAGCTGAGCTGATCGATGGGATTAAAGAAAACACTTCTCACGTGATCGCGCCGATCATCGCAGGTGGAGATCCGATCGGAGCTGTTGTTATGATTGGTAAAGAAGGAAAGAAACTTACCGAACTTGAGCAAAAACTTTCTGAAACAGCAGCTGGATTTTTAGCAAGGCAGATGGAGCAATAAGAAAGGGCGATTCATGCTCTTTCTTTTTTTTGTCCTTATTTGGATGGGGTTGGTATGTTTTGGGAACCATAATCGGTTACGTATCGTATATCGCCGGGCGATATAGAGTGACTATGGTATAATATCTTGAATTATGTTCAATCAGAACAGGATGTGTCGACTTATGTCGTCCCGGGAAATATATATGTTATAAATATTGAGGTAATTTAATGAAAACAAAGAACTATTCCGTGTGGGAAGGGGCTATGCTGCTGACTGCAGCTGCCATTATCGTAAAATTACTCAGCGTCGTCTATCGGATTCCCTATCAGAACATGACGGGTGATTTTGGTTTTTATGTGTTTCAGCAAGCCTATCCGTTTTATGCGATAGCCGTTGCAATTGCTTTTACGGGTTTTCCGATGGCTCTGTCAAAAATAATCGTATCTGAGAAAAACAATGACGATCATTTGATCAAAACTGCGGCGTGGACTTCTGTTATGTTAGGTTTAATATCGTTCTTATTCTTATTTTTAGCAGCGCCATTTATCGCAGAATGGATGGGAGACAGGCGTCTAGAACTGCCGATTAAAGTCATATCAGTTCTTTTTCTGTTTATTCCGCTTTCCGCCTTTTTTAGAGGAACCTATCAGGGGTTCGGTGACATGCAACTGACTGCAGTTTCGCAGTTGATTGAACAGACTATAAGAGTTTCAGGCATCTTACTTTTATCTTATTATTTTGTCTCAAAAGGATATTCCAGCTATGAAACAGGAGCAGCGGCACTCTCAGGATCGGTTGTGGGTGCAATCTCATCAGGCTTGTTTCTTCTTTATTTTTGGAAAAAAGGTGTAGCGAACCGATATAGCTCTAAAGCAAAATTTAGATTTTCATATGCCGCAGAACTGTTAAAAACGAGCATCTATTTGTCATTAAGCGCACTAATTTTAGCGTTGATGCAGCTCGTTGATGCGTTTCTTTTCGTTAACGTTTGGATAGAAAGCGGCATGGATGCTTATGATGCGAAACTACTGAAAGGTGTGTTTGACCGGGGTCAACCCCTACTTCAGTTAGGAACCGTGTTAGCTGCATCAGTGGCACTTGCTGTTGTGCCGGAGATGGCATCACTTGTAGCAGAAGAGAAACAAAAAGAGATTCGAACGCTTGCCAAGCTCTCTGTGAAAATTTCTATCATTTTTGGCGGGGCAGCAGCAATCGGGCTTATCTTTATTATGAAACACCTCAATGTTATGCTATTTAAAAATGATGATGGATCGCTTGCTCTTGCAATCCTCTGCATTTCAATTATTTTCGTATCCATCATCTATACGACCACAGGACTTTTACAAGGAATCGGTCATGGTCGGTTTGCGGCATATACCGTTCTTATCGCGGTATTGATAAAAATTATTGGCAACGTGGTGCTCATTCCTTCTTTCGGCATGGAAGGAGCAGCCGGGTCTACCGTTCTGGCCACTATGGCTGCGGCGATCGCACAACTAATGAAGCTTCAGTTTGTTACGAAGTTTCTAACCGGAAGCAGAAAAACAACACTCCTTACACTAATCACCTCTCTGATTTTGATGGGTGCAGGTGTATGGACATGGATCTATATGTCGGAAAACTATTTATTCACGGCAGATACTCGCTTTGAAGCCATGCTGATCAGTATCAGTGCTTCATTTATTGGTGCAGTGATCTATATTATCTGTATCTTAGTATTTAAAATATTTTCTCAAAATGAATGGAACTCCGTCTTTCATTCTATTGGTTTTATTCAGAAGGTGTTTAAACGTCTTAAAAAAAGGAGACCATGATGACGAAGAAGATTACGATTATCGGGTTAGGTGCAGGAGATTTAGACCAGATGACACTGGGCATCTATCGCATGTTAGAATCAGCTGAAAAAGTTTATGTACGTACGATTCATCACCCCGCGATTGAAGAATTAATGAAGCAAGGAAAGCAATTCGTCGCGTTTGATGAAGTCTATGAAAAACATGATCAGTTTGAGCCAGTGTACGAAGAAATTGCCGAAACCCTATTTAAACAAGCTGAGATAGAAGGTCATGTCCTTTATGCTGTGCCAGGTCATCCGTTAGTCGCGGAGCAAGCGGTGCAGATTCTTCTTCATAAGAGCGAGAGTAGAGGAATCGAGGTTTCGGTAGCAGGCGGAAAGAGTTTCCTTGATGAAATGTATACGGCACTCAAGATTGACCCGATTGAAGGCTGCCAGATCCTTGATGGAACTTCATTAAAAAAAGACGAGGTTCAGATCAGGCATCACCTTGTTATCGTGCAAGTGTACGACAACTTTATCGCTTCTGAAGTAAAGCTGACATTAATGGATAAGTATCCAGACGATTATGAAGTAACGATCGTTACAGCAGCAGGAAGTGCTGAGGAATCTATTAAAGTAGTACCACTATACGAGCTAGATCAGTCTGTAACATTGAATAACTTAACCGCTGTGTATGTTCCTCCCGTAAAAGAAGAGGAGATGCTATACAGAGACTTTGCTTTCTTAAAAAACGTTATTGCTCGATTGCGCGGTCCTGGAGGCTGTCCTTGGGATCAGAAGCAAACGCATGTGACGTTAAAGAAGTATTTGATCGAGGAAGCTTATGAAGTGCTAGAAGCGATTGATGAAGAAGATGACGATGCTCTGGCTGAAGAATTAGGAGATGTGCTGCTTCAAGTTCTACTTCATGCACAGATTGGGGAAGATGAAGGTTTCTTTGTTCTAGAAGATGTGATCGAAACGTTAACCGAAAAGATGATCCGTCGCCATCCGCACGTTTTTAGCGATGTTTCTCTAGAGGACGCAGATCAGGTTGTTGCGAATTGGGATGCGATCAAATCACAAGAAGCAGGAAAAGAAGATCGTGATTCTTTATTAGATGGCGTACCAAAAGGAATTCCAGCTATCCAAAAAGCGTTTCTTTATCAAAAAAAGGCAGCGAAAGTTGGCTTCGATTGGAAAGAAGTTGAACCGGTAGTCGATAAGATCTTAGAAGAACTAAGAGAGTTTCAAGAAGCTGAGGGCGATGAACAGCAAAAAGAATTAGGAGATCTGTTGTTCTCTGTCGTGAATCTAGCGCGTTTTTACAAGATTGATCCGGAAGAAGCTCTAAATGAAACAAACCGTAAATTCAAGAAGCGTTTTCACTACATCGAGCAGGAACTCAAGAAGCAAAATCTTTCGTTTGAGGACGTCACATTAGAAGAAATGGACCGTCTTTGGAACGAGGCAAAATAATTTTTTTTTCAACAAAGAAGGATTATAGTGAAAAATAGAGAATATTTTCTCGAGAAATATCATGAAACCCTTAATTATAGGGGGTTTCTAGCGAAATCTTTGATAGAAACTTTAGGAGGTAATTAAAATGAACAAAAATGAATTGGTAACAAATATCTCAGAAAAGTCAGGACTTACTAAGAAAGACGTAGAAACAGTCGTTAATGGCGTAATCGATGAAATCACTTCTGCTCTAAAAGACGGAGACAAAGTACAATTTGTTGGATTCGGAACTTTCGAAACTCGTGAGCGTTCTAGCCGTACTGGCCGCAACCCTCAAACAGGTAAAGAAATTCAAATTCCAGCAGCAACTGTTCCGGCATTCAAAGCAGGAAACAAGCTGAAAGAAGCTGTTAAGTAAGCATGCGCTTAGATAAATTTCTGAAAGTCTCGCGCCTGATCAAACGGAGAACCGTGGCGAAAGAGATTTCAGATCAAGGGCGTATCTCCATTAACGGATTGCAAGCGAAGGCTTCCTCTGATGTAAAAGTAGGGGACGAGCTTGCGATACGTTTTGGTCAAAAGCTTGTGAAAGTTAAGATCAACGAGCTTAAAGATACGACAAAAAAAGAGGACGCGGATAACATGTATACCGTCCTCGAAGAAAACCGCATCGAAACGACTGAGTAAAGAACCTGATTTTTTCAGGTTCTTTTCTTTTTTAGCGAAAATTGTTTAACACTTACGAATTCTTGTTATATACGAGTAGGTTTGTAAGAGTCGTTTTAAAGGAAAGGTTTTCATACAGCTTGTTCTATTCTCTTTTAATGTTTCATACATTTGTATGGAATAGAGGAGGGGAATGTATGGACCAACGATATGATCTGAATGGATATAATCAAAAAGTGAGCACACCAAACCACGATGTAAGAATGATAGGAAGAAAGAATCTAGAGATCACGGGTGTTAAGCAAGTAGAAAGTTTTGATAATGAAGAGTTCTTGCTTGAGACAACAATGGGCTTTTTAGCGATCCGCGGGACAAACTTGAAGATGAAGAATCTTGATGTAGAATCAGGTGTTGTAAATATTGAAGGAAAAGTATTCGATCTCGTTTACCTCGACCAGCAGACCGGTGAAAAGACTAAAGGTTTCTTCGGCAAACTGTTCAAATGACCTTAACCGTACAGTTTGAAACGATGCTCTCTATGGTCCTCATGGGTATATGGATCGGAATGGCTGTCGATACGTACAGCCGATTCATTCATGAGAAGCGAAAGTGGCATTGGCTCCATTTCTTAAACGATCTGATGTTTTGGTTGGTACAGGCTTTGCTGGTCTTTTATGTTCTTCTGCACGTGAATCACGCGGAGATTCGATTCTATATTTTTATTGCTCTCATTTGCGGATATGCGGCGTACCGAGCACTCTTTGAACGAATCTATAAAAAGATACTTGAGTGGATGGTATCAGCGGTCACCTCACTTTTCCGTTTCGTATACCGTTTACTTAACTCTTTAATCGTTATGCCGATAAAATGGTTAATTATGCTCATATCCGCTATTCTTTTATACGTACTTAACATCTTGCGGAAAATTATTATGGTACTATTCATGATTCTTTTTTCTCCTTTTAAATGGGTTGGAAGACTCATATGGCGTTTCATACCAAAGCAAAAATGGTATAATTTAAAAGAGAAATATTCAAAATTAGCAGGGTTTTTCATTTCTGCGAAGAATAAAGTCAGCAATTGGAAGGGAAAAAAGAAGTAAAGGAGGGGAACAGCGAACAAATGCGCCAGAAAAAAATAACAGAGATTCACTCACAATACATCCAGAATAAAGAGCGTCATGAGCAAGTGATCGCTAAACGTAAGCGTGGTTTATACAGGCGCTTGACGGGGGCTTTTATCGTATTTTCCTTTTTTGCTTTTTTAATTATTACGGGTATTGCAGAACAGCTCTCCCTTTTAAATGAAAAACAGATGGAACAAAGAGAATTAAGCGACGAATATAAAGCTCTTTTAGAAGAAAAGGCACAACTTAAAGATGAAGTGAATAAACTAAAAGACGAAGAATACATTGGAGAAATCGCCAGACGAGACTTTTTTATGTCAAAACCTGGTGAAACAATCTTTAAACTTCCAGAATAAAGCATTAAGCGTAGATTGACACGCAGATTTTTTCGATTGTATAATAAGTAATGATATCTTAGGAGATTTTTTAAGGAGGAGCATTTTTTGCATGTCAATTGAAGTAGGCAGCAAGTTGCAAGGTAAAGTTACTGGGATTACTCATTTTGGAGCGTTTGTAGAGCTGCCAGGGGGTACAACAGGACTCGTGCATATTAGCGAAGTTGCGGATAATTACGTAAAGGACATCAACGAATTTCTTAAAGTTGGTGATCAAGTCGAAGTTAAGGTTATGAGCGTCGAAAAGGACGGGAAGATCGGTTTATCTATTAAGAAAGCAAAAGAAAATGTTGCATCTGCTAGTAGACCAGCTCCTGCAAGAGGCGGATTTAACAAATCTCGCAAAGGTCCTAACCGAGGCGGTAACAACCATTCAACGGCATTATCTTTTGAGGATAAGATGAACAAATTCCTTAAAGATAGTGAAGATCGACTCACTACTTTAAAGCGTAGTACTGAATCAAAAAGAGGTGGCCGCGGCGGCCGAAGAGGATAATTGTTGCATTTTTAATGCTCATTCATCTATATATGGCTAGCACTCTATTCTTCTTGAATAGGGTGCTTTTTTGTTTGTTTTTGTTAGCTGTTATTCTTTTGTGTCAGGATGCTATCGTTTAAGATAACAAAAGTCCATTTCTAATAGTGTTGCTTTCAAATCCTTTTCTCCTTTGACAAGTTGATTGGAGTGCAAGGTGCGAGACTCCTACGGGACGAGCGGTCAGGTGGAGACTCCTAATGGCGCAAAGCGGCAGGAGGCTCACCGCACGCCCCGTGGAAAGCGAGCAACCTGGAGCGGAAATCGACTACTTTCAAGACCAACAGAGCATACCTAAAACAGTCTATTAAAAACACCAGAAAAAATCTTTTTCGACAAATTTTCAAAGAACCGTTGACAGAGTGGCCGTATAGATGTAATATACTACTTGTGTCTTTTACAAATGGCGGTGTAGCTCAGCTGGCTAGAGCGTACGGTTCATACCCGTGAGGTCGTGGGTTCGACTCCCTCCGCCGCTACCATTTTTAATTTTGACATCTACATACAAACGTACAAGAGCATCCGTTAGCGGATGCTCTTTTTTATTTTCTTTTTTGCTATCCTCAACAAAAAAATTTAAACATCTATCGCTTTATATTTTTCTTCATAATTCTCCTTAATAACTTTAAAAATGAAATTTCCTATTCGCATTTTGTAAGAATGTTGTCCGCTTTTGCTCTTCTTTCGTTAATTAGTGGAGAAGTCCGTCGATAAGTTTTTAAATCTTAAACTGCTCTTTTGACAAAATCTTTGTTCTAAACCTGTTTATAATGGTTACACAAATTGGAAACGGGTGGTGTATGGGATGTGGCAGAAGGTAGAACAAGAAGTACTCGAACCGATCAGAGGAATGGTATGGGTAGAAAAGAGTCAGCAGGCGGTAACGAAGACGAGTAAGAGATGGCTTCAGATTTTGAACCAGAGCATTTTTAACTGGAGAATGCTGTTGTTTGGAATTGGTTTTTTGTTAGGACGAGCTATGATTCTGGCAGAGATGTCTCCCTTTGCTTTACCTTTTGTGGCTAGCGTGTTCGTTTTAAGAAAAGAACGGACAGGCATTGCTGTCTTTGCGATCTTGGCAGGAGCGATGTCGCATCAACCGATGAACGCTTTATTCTTTATCAGTGCCTTACTCGTTTATGCGAGTCTTCAAAAAGGGGCGGACCTGTTCATAAAGAATCGAATGCAAAGTCTTCCACTCTTGGTTTTCGGTTCATCCTTAATCACGCG encodes the following:
- a CDS encoding 50S ribosomal protein L25/general stress protein Ctc, encoding MATNLTVEKRNTDKRSILTELRSKGQFPANLYGYGTKAISLSVDEPEFIKAYREVGKNGVLKLKVDGKDYSVMVQDMQVHPLKNAVTHVDFLAIDLNKETEAEVPVVLTGESVGVKEGGVLQRVLATVNVKALPADFPEQLEASVEELNIGDSLSVKDLPTGKKYEILHEEDEVIASVTPPKLQDEETDVETEEADAEGDAPESSESVADDSQEEQKKDE
- the pth gene encoding aminoacyl-tRNA hydrolase — its product is MKLFIGLGNPGSRFDGTRHNIGFEVIDTLSDSLNIPLQQTKFKGLYGTGNVNGEKVFLLKPLTYMNLSGECIGPFMDYFQIPLEDMIVVYDDLDTIPGKLRLRTKGSAGGHNGIKSMIAHLGTQEFKRIRFGIGRPTNQQPVPDFVLNRFSKEESVDIEHGIDRSVKACEAFIETTFDKVMNKFNG
- a CDS encoding anti-sigma-F factor Fin family protein; its protein translation is MAIHYRCRHCKTHVGTIDHHTVNAAQLGFETLSNEERQELLSYKENGDIEVTTTCEDCQDTLERNPEYHTLKSFIQ
- the mfd gene encoding transcription-repair coupling factor, which encodes MLGLKKYFSQGEDFKSIMDGINGGLKEQLVAGLSGSARTMLISSLHENTGKPQLVVTHNLFQAQKLYEDLTSLLSEDEVYLYPVNDLISSEMAISSPELKSQRIEALNQLSRSFKGVIITPVAGLRRYLPPVEVWKKAGLAFQVGEDIDSDEILKKLVAMGYERSSMVQTPGEFSVRGGIIDIYPLTEKNPVRIELFDTEIDSIRYFEAETQRSQDKVKAISIAPAEELILFDEHYNNAADRIDAKLASTLKNIKDDALKETLVENISYETGRLREKQQFQSMYKYASLFYDEPASLLQYISPNSLVVMDEIGRIQETSQQLDKEEAEWQTALLEHGELVQDLTISPDTNGLLGDKKAFPIIYLSLFLRHVPHTQPQNILNVECKSMQNFHGQMNVLKGEMDRWKKLGFAIVFVAMNKERANRLESVLADYEMDAGIIAADQNIQPKTSQILLGDLGSGFESVKQKLVVITEEEVFTKKAKRPARKQKMTNAERIKSYSELKVGDYVVHVNHGIGKYLGIETLEIKGVHKDYLHIKYSGNDKLYVPVEQIDQVQKYVGSEGKEPKIYSLGGSDWKKVKSRVKSSVQDIADDLIKLYAEREASRGYAFAEDGAEQSEFEGSFPYQETDDQLRAIEEIKKDMESVRPMDRLLCGDVGYGKTEVAIRAAFKAIMDGKQVAFLVPTTILAQQHFETFRERFSEFPITIGSLSRFRSKKEQNEVLKGLKAGTVDIAIGTHRLLSKDVQYKDLGLLIIDEEQRFGVTHKEKIKTLKSNVDVLTLTATPIPRTLHMSMLGVRDLSVIETPPENRFPVQTYVMDYNGSLVREAIEREMGRGGQVYFLYNRVDSIERMAEQISMLVPDCRVAYAHGQMSENELESVMLEFLEGNYDVLVSTTIIETGVDIPNVNTLIVYDADKMGLSQLYQLRGRVGRSNRVAYAYFTYQRDKVLTEVAEKRLQAIKEFTELGSGFKIAMRDLSIRGAGNLLGAQQHGFIDSVGFDLYSQMLEEAIQERKGNKPKEVEEDVDLNIEVDAYIPTNYIGDEKQKIEMYKHVRAAKALKDISDLQEEFVDRFGDYPVEVECLLLVAGIKLRAKREGVKLIEQKQDTVNMILNEKTTSSLDGGKMFEIANKIGRHVNLGMQGNLMKVIINRKRVKDLDLLKQIDLFLKEMKHARKEKTTNTP
- the spoVT gene encoding stage V sporulation protein T: MKATGIVRRIDDLGRVVIPKEIRRTLRIREGDPLEIFVDRDGEVILKKYSPINELGDFAKEYAESLADSTGHVVLIADRDTYIAVAGGSKKDYHNKSIGKVVEASMSDRKTLVEPNGTEAELIDGIKENTSHVIAPIIAGGDPIGAVVMIGKEGKKLTELEQKLSETAAGFLARQMEQ